In Chlorogloeopsis sp. ULAP01, one DNA window encodes the following:
- a CDS encoding YdcF family protein gives MLDPSLCERPASQWLALKSTLQQWLMIPSLIVLVCVALVFLPWIIPFLRELRWRRLFTRLGILLCALYLIVTFPLTTAVIKKGLWAFVPKDPGTTEADAIVILGRGPKFRPSRVEVAAELWKSQRAPLIFASGAGDGQEIVEELKAQGVPDDALAEEHCSRTTKENAIFAASVLKPRGVEQILLVTDPPHMLRSVLTFRNLGFEVIPHSSPLPNYLPRRKKAVLMFYESMGLLSYGLQGRLLPRDLTTQHQDSPVAKLENSSQLQPQNLNLVGTEDRS, from the coding sequence ATGCTTGATCCAAGTTTGTGCGAGCGTCCTGCTAGCCAGTGGTTGGCTTTAAAGTCAACGCTTCAACAGTGGCTGATGATACCGTCTCTAATTGTTTTAGTATGTGTAGCTTTAGTCTTCTTACCTTGGATTATTCCATTTTTGAGAGAGTTGCGGTGGCGACGCCTATTTACTAGGTTAGGAATCCTTTTGTGTGCGCTCTACTTAATTGTTACTTTCCCGCTCACAACAGCAGTAATTAAAAAAGGATTGTGGGCATTTGTTCCTAAAGATCCAGGTACAACAGAAGCAGACGCAATTGTTATTTTGGGACGTGGACCTAAATTCCGGCCTTCTCGTGTAGAAGTAGCAGCAGAACTTTGGAAATCTCAACGAGCACCTTTGATTTTTGCCAGTGGTGCCGGAGATGGGCAAGAAATAGTAGAGGAATTAAAAGCACAGGGTGTTCCTGATGATGCGTTAGCTGAAGAACACTGCTCTAGAACTACAAAAGAAAACGCAATTTTCGCCGCTTCCGTATTGAAACCACGAGGAGTAGAGCAGATTTTGCTTGTAACCGATCCTCCACATATGTTACGTTCTGTGCTGACTTTTCGTAATTTAGGATTTGAAGTTATTCCGCATTCAAGCCCTCTCCCAAATTATTTGCCAAGGAGGAAAAAAGCAGTACTTATGTTTTACGAGTCTATGGGTTTACTTAGCTATGGTTTACAAGGACGTCTTCTTCCCCGTGATTTGACTACTCAACACCAAGATTCGCCAGTAGCCAAATTAGAAAATTCTTCACAGTTGCAACCCCAAAATCTCAATCTGGTGGGTACAGAAGATAGAAGTTAG